In Erigeron canadensis isolate Cc75 chromosome 1, C_canadensis_v1, whole genome shotgun sequence, a single window of DNA contains:
- the LOC122597104 gene encoding AP2/ERF domain-containing protein PFD0985w-like, protein MDMSSDTDRHNNDPLKEDVAVDNILSQELHKLDFNDNNADIGATHHENEHRDDDENDDDDDFTFVFIGDDENNSSPGGIYAFEEGQNFPLFDQKLLLDGTEYELEQVHDHQKYLPFQPPVNRVFTEMPPRGGSESSSSKKLDDHEEAVAGPYCEWSSTSNNNSSHNHDQNGLSKKSNSTGFSKLWRLREKVHRSNSDGRDAFVFLKHSSNDHKTTSSSSASLSTTKAVVSHGDDHGSRHGTFVKVNNNGNGSARKGPKVVKKTTISAHGAYMRSRGGHTEEERRKSYLPYRPELMGFFTNVHGGLSKNVHPY, encoded by the coding sequence ATGGATATGAGTTCGGATACAGATCGTCACAACAACGATCCACTTAAAGAAGACGTCGCAGTGGACAATATACTTAGCCAAGAATTACACAAGCTAGACTTCAATGATAATAATGCGGATATTGGTGCGACGCATCATGAAAATGAACATCGCGATGATGacgaaaatgatgatgatgatgattttactTTCGTGTTTATAGGCGATGATGAAAATAATTCATCGCCGGGTGGTATTTACGCGTTTGAAGAGGGTCAAAATTTCCCGTTATTTGATCAAAAGTTGTTATTAGATGGCACTGAATATGAACTTGAACAAGTTCATgatcatcaaaaatatttaccttTCCAACCCCCGGTAAATAGAGTTTTTACCGAGATGCCTCCTCGAGGAGGATCCGAGTCGTCGTCATCTAAAAAGTTGGATGATCACGAAGAAGCTGTTGCGGGTCCATATTGCGAATGGTCATCAACTAGTAATAATAATTCATCACATAATCATGATCAAAACGGCCTCAGTAAAAAAAGTAATTCTACTGGATTCTCAAAACTATGGAGATTAAGAGAAAAAGTTCATAGAAGCAATAGTGATGGTCGTGACGCTTTTGTGTTTCTCAAACACTCCTCTAATGATCATAAAACGACGTCGTCTTCATCGGCATCATTGTCTACAACAAAGGCGGTTGTTAGTCATGGGGATGATCATGGAAGTCGTCACGGGACTTTTGTCAAGGTTAATAATAACGGAAATGGATCAGCACGGAAGGGGCCTAAAGTTGTTAAAAAGACGACGATTTCGGCACACGGGGCTTACATGAGAAGCAGAGGCGGACACACGGAAGAAGAACGCCGGAAATCCTACTTGCCTTACCGCCCGGAATTGATGGGGTTCTTTACTAATGTACATGGTGGCTTAAGCAAAAATGTTCACccttattaa
- the LOC122597094 gene encoding probable inactive poly [ADP-ribose] polymerase SRO2 — protein MDRVIYSEEQVSVVEDNEEFIVRPHDDDDDDSESDSEVSSRSVLGNPRTARNLAGGHKQLEEGDKDYEAVKSSFLISGFMNTRVVGIDKKDYEANVMDEARLKVFKVYVAAVASNNGGDPNLKYGWFGGSRDEIREILLHGFRGRRRCDNTTLSYGRGVCLSPANLPMESAKMSLPDPDGLRHVLLCRVILGRSEIVSYGSQKDQPSSMEYNSGVDNLSSPTKYVIWEPYMNTQILPVYIVSFRADSLTGERSLRIPASPNMSINGLIRHLTNYLTSSKMSMIKRFHHAYSKNKISRSEFIRTLRSIAGDDVLRAIVQGLR, from the exons ATGGATCGAGTTATATATTCTGAAGAACAAGTTTCAGTCGTGGAAGACAATGAAGAATTCATTGTGCGAcctcatgatgatgatgatgatgattctgaATCAGATAGCGAAGTTTCGAGTCGTTCGGTGCTCGGAAATCCCCGAACGGCTCGAAACTTGGCAGGAGGACATAAACAACTAGAAGAAGGTGACAAAGATTATGAAGCTGTAAAAAGTAGTTTTCTAATTAGTGGATTTATGAATACTAGAGTTGTTGGGATAGATAAGAAGGATTACGAGGCCAACGTGATGGATGAAGCTCGTTTGAAAGTATTTAAAGTATATGTGGCTGCTGTTGCGAGTAATAACGGTGGTGACCCAAATTTGAAATACGGTTGGTTTGGTGGTTCGCGTGATGAGATTCGTGAGATTTTGTTGCATGGATTTCGTGGTCGTCGTCGGTGTGATAACACAACGTTGTCGTATGGTCGTGGTGTTTGTCTCTCTCCGGCTAATCTTCCTATGGAAAG CGCGAAAATGTCCCTTCCCGATCCGGATGGCCTGAGGCATGTCTTATTGTGTCGGGTGATTTTAGGAAGGTCCGAAATAGTTTCTTATGGTTCGCAAAAAGACCAACCAAGCTCAATGGAATACAATTCGGGTGTGGATAATCTCTCATCACCAACAAAGTATGTCATTTGGGAACCTTACATGAACACACAAATTCTTCCGGTGTACATAGTTAGTTTTAGAGCAGATTCACTAACAG GTGAGCGATCTTTAAGGATACCAGCCTCACCAAATATGAGCATTAATGGTTTGATAAGGCACCTTACAAACTACTTGACTTCTTCAAAGATGTCCATGATAAAGCGATTTCATCATGCTTATTCT AAAAATAAGATTTCAAGGTCCGAATTTATAAGGACTTTAAGGTCAATAGCTGGAGATGATGTCCTAAGGGCGATCGTTCAAGGCTTACGATGA